The Streptomyces venezuelae genomic interval AAGGACTACGACGCCTGTGAGGTCGCGGTCCTCGTCCCCTTCACCGACCTGCGGTCCGTCCAGACCCTGATCGACGGCGACAAGCTCAAGATCAAGTACGGTGCCCAGGACCTGTCGGCGCACGACGCCGGTGCCTACACCGGTGAGATCTCGGGCTCGATGCTGGCCAAGTTCAAGTGCGCCTACGTGGCCGTCGGCCACTCCGAGCGCCGCCAGTACCACGCCGAGAACGACGAGGTCTGCAACGCCAAGGTGAAGGCCGCCTTCAAGCACGGCGTGACCCCGATCCTCTGCGTCGGCGAGGGCCTGGACATCCGCAAGGCGGGCAACCAGGTCGAGTACACCCTGGCCCAGATCGACGGCGGCCTGAAGGACGTCCCGGCCGAGCAGGCCGAGACCATCGTGATCGCCTACGAGCCGGTGTGGGCCATCGGCACCGGCGAGGTCGCCACCCCCGAGGACGCGCAGGAGGTCT includes:
- the tpiA gene encoding triose-phosphate isomerase — translated: MSTRTPLMAGNWKMNLNHLEAIAHVQKLAFALTDKDYDACEVAVLVPFTDLRSVQTLIDGDKLKIKYGAQDLSAHDAGAYTGEISGSMLAKFKCAYVAVGHSERRQYHAENDEVCNAKVKAAFKHGVTPILCVGEGLDIRKAGNQVEYTLAQIDGGLKDVPAEQAETIVIAYEPVWAIGTGEVATPEDAQEVCGAIRGRLAELYTQELAEKVRIQYGGSVKAGNVAAIMAQPDVDGALVGGAALDADEFVKIVRFRDQ